The genomic DNA GCTTGATCTTGAATTGTTCAGTCGTGCCTTGCGGTTAAGATGGCTATGGTTTGAATGGACAGAACCGGACAGGCCCTGGGTAGGAACTAATGTTCCCTGTGATGAGGTTGACAAGCAGTTGTTTCGGGTATGTACACGGGTCAGTGTTGGAGATGGTGCTAAGGCAAAATTCTGGGATTCAACTTGGGTGCAAGGGCGGGCGCCAAGGGATCTAGCGCCAAACCTATACAAGTTAGCCTGGAGGAAGAACCTGACTGTCAGGGAGGAGCTGCAGAATCATAATTGGACTCGTGGTCTATGGCGCATGTCGTCGGCACTGGAAATGGCAGAATTTGTCATGCTTTGGAACTTAGTGCAGGACACTCAGCTTTCGATGCAGCAAGATGAAATTAGATGGTGCTAGACAGCAGACGGACAGTACACTGCACAATCGGCGTACAAGGCGCAGTTCTGTGGGTCGTATTGCACCTTCGATAGTCAGGCAATTTGGAAAGCTAAAGTTGAGGATAAACATCGCTTCTTTGCCTGGTTATTGGTACAGTGTAAATTGTTGACAGCTGATAAGCTAATCAAGCGAAACTGGCCCTGTAATCCTATTTGTCCACTTTGTGACTAGCTGGAAGAGACGGCGGAACATATGTGCCTGCACTGCGTGTTTGCTCAGGAGGTGTGGCTTTTGGTGTCGAACTGGACGGAAGGGCAGGTGAAGTTACCGGTGCCAGGAACAACAATTCAGGAGTGGTGGAACAACTCCATGcagggccttgggaagaaggacaAGCAACTATGGCTGCATTGATGATCTACACGTCCTGGAACGTGTGGAAGGAGCGAAACCGGCGAATCTTTCAAGGAGTTGCTGTTCTGCCTTCAAGAATTTTAGCACTTATAAAGGAAGAAATGAAACTGAGGGAGCTAGCGTGTGGGGGAAGACAGAGCAACTTGGTGTCTTAATGCTGCGGTCCCTTTCGAGTTTCGAGTTTTACGTTTATTTATGTAATACAAACCCTGTAAGATCCGGCATCCTCCTCCTTCTTATATGATATAGCAGTGCTCCTGctctttatttcaaaaaaaaattcctaacagaacatggatggaatggcatgtGCGTCAAAAAAATCACGTGATGACAAATGTGACCCGTTGAACTTTTTAGTAGCATGTACCAACTTTTTATAGCATGTATCTCAAACACTcatagggggtgtttagttagtgaaaatttttggatcaaaggtcacatcgattgtttgaccagatgtcagAAGAGTTTTTcgggcactaattaaaaaactaatttcagaacttacttagaaaccacgagacgaatcttttgaggcctttgaccgcgtcattagcacatgtggggttactgtagcacttatgactaatcatacactaattaggcttaaaagattcgtctcgtcatgtacatccaaactgtgtaattagttttgttatttaattacatttagtgtgtaattagttttgttatttaattacatttagtgtgtaattagttttgtgtttaaaggggagttgaaaatttttgggaactaaacggccccctAGTCTGAAGTCTCTACGCACCCGTATCCACCGGCCACTGGCCTCCCCCGCACGGCAACTCGCTCTTCGCTGCGCCGGTTCGCCGTTAATGCCACCGACGCGctgccctccccctccccgccgcgcccacCTCCTCtagcctcgccgcccgcccatggcgaggccggcggcgaaggcgcgGCCGCCAAAGCACCTCGTggcgctcgccgtcgtcgccgtcctCGGCCTCGTGCTCGTGGTCGACTTCCTCtgggcttcctcctcctcctccgcctcttcctCCGCCGTCTGGTCCTCCAGGCTTACCCTCTCGATCAGCCTCGccgtgccggcgccgcccgtcgcGAAGGAGGTGAGGACTCCCTCCCCTTTCTCGCGCCCAATGCTCTGGGATGCTAGATTGCCGCCGCTGCTGAGGCTCGAGCGTCCTGTCTTCTGTGCTTCAGGGTAGGGTTTGGGGAGCGTAGTCACGACGCGCGTACAGGGTTGGTGAGATCTGGTGGGATTTAGGGAGGAACTGGGTAACGAATGCGTGCGGATCGGCTGAGTTGAACATGTTTACTTGGTTTGGGAGTTTACTCGATCTGCTTCAGTCCAGATGAGCCGCCATTAAGATTAAGAGTTAGGCGTAGACGTTAGCGATAGATTCATGTGTTTATTTGTATTTCACTCTCCTCGTAGGAATGGAGATAGTCTGGTTGTCATACCCTTTTCCACATATTGCTACAGCTCCTTGGGACTGTCTGCATCAGTTTTCGACTAGTATTGCACCAGTGCTCTGCTTTGGGTTTTCTTGAGTGATGTTTACTAACTAGTGTTTATTATTTATATAGGCTTGCTTGTGAGACATATTGTTTTTACTCTGATTTGGATCCACAATACTATCGGGGTAAATGTTTTAGGAATATTCAGTGCTTCCCTGCCTTTTTAATTTGAAATCCTTAAATATCGTGTCCATTCACATTTGTTATCATACTTATGCTGATGACATTAATTTGGTGTCGTACAAACAGTAGATAATATCTTGCGTATGCCTGGTTGACATGAATTCGGTGATCACAGTTTTTCTCTCGAACCATTTGGTATCATACAGTAGTACACAATGTGTAAAGTTATGTTGTGTGAAGAATTGTCAGTTATCACTATGGTCTAAAACTCTGTTAGATTGGATTCTATTTGCAAGTTTACTTTGTTTGCTCATTTCTCATTATGTTGCTACAATGATCTCTCACAAAACTAGCCTGTTTTATAATTTTCCTGTACAGAATAAGAAGGACAAGAAACCTGTAGGTTCGATGGACATAAATGCAACTTTTGCAGACTTGCCAGCTCCAGAATTAAAATGGGAGGAGATGGCTGAAGCACCTGTAGTACGTTTGGATGGTGCTGCTATACAGATTAAGAATCTCTTATATGTCTTTGCTGGATATGGCACAATTAACCATGTGAGTAACCTGCTTGATATGTCTTACATAGTTTTATACCTTCATGCTTTGTGTCTCAAACTCTCAATATACTTTCCTACAATCTATGACATCTGGTGCATGAAAAAGTGGAGCAGTGATGCCTCTTGCACCTGAGAATTTTTCCTTATATTTTGGAAAGTGTAATAAAGAAGTATTTGCCAATTTGGATTTGAGTGGTAGTTCAAAGTAGCTGCGTATACTCTTCAACTCAATAAAGAATGTACTATGTATTAAGTTGCCTAGTTGTGAAAGTGACTGATAGCACTACTCTTATACTCTATACATTCAACTGATGCAAATTCCATAGAGCGAATTGGGATTATACAAGGTTCTACTAAGCCTTACTATTCACTGTTGCCTGCTCTTACATAATGGAATAAACTTGAATTACCTGTGCTAGGTATGATAATTTGTACTCTGATCCCATCTATTGAACAAATAATAACTTTGCTGGACTGTCAACCACACTAGTAAGAGCAGAATGCaaaattcattttttattttaaaaaaggcgtacccagtgccgtaggctttcCGCACCGCGCGGGGTCTGGGAAgggtttttattttttcaaaaaaaaagaatgcaaaATTCACTGAAGAGATCTACAGTTAGATATGAGTTATTTCAGTATGTTACGAAATTTTCCTTCCCTGagattttcctttctctttgttttttttttcatttgcagGTGCATTCTCATGTTGATATATACAATTTCTTGGATAATACATGGGGTGGAAGATTTGATATGCCCAAGGACATGGCACATTCACATCTGGGGATGGTTACTGATGGAAGATTCGTTTATGTGGTAACTGGACAGTATGGTCCGCAATGTAGGGGGCCTACAGCTCGAAATTTTGTATTGGACACAGAAACAAAAGAATGGCATGATTTGCCTCCATTGCCAGTTCCTAGGTACTAGTTTTGCTCTTCTAATCTAAATGTAAAAACAATTTGGGCATCCGCCCATTATGCATCTACAGATTACTTGCACTTGAAAGCTGTTGCCTTGTTGGTCCCTTGCTCTGTCAGTGCAAATATTATGTTTGAATAATTGGCCAACTTGTAGACTGTAAACAATTTGAATTCTTTTGTTTAGATATGCTCCAGCAACTCAACTATGGAGAGGCAGACTTCATGTGATGGGTGGCAGCAAGGAGGATAGGCATGAGCCTGGGCTTGAACATTGGAGCCTCGCAGTAAAGGATGGGAAAGCATTGGAAAAAGAGTGGAGGAGTGAGATACCAATACCACGTGGAGGTCCTCATAGGTATATAACTTCCCTTACTATGTTGCCCTAAAAAAACCTTCCCTTCCTATGTTATCATCAGTTGTTGTTTTCATTGGAAAGCAATTGCCTATGCCCTAGGTTGTCTTGGCACTTTGCTACTGGGTGCATTTCCACTTTTCTTTTGCTCTAGGCAACATTTATGCTGCTTGCATATGTTTTCCTATAAATTTGGTTGCATGATTCAAAGAAGTTGGTTTGTGACTTCTGAAAACACTATCCTTAATTGTTAAATTGCTGAAGTTCTTATAAAATTATTTTGTTTACTACCAGGGCTTGTGTTGTTGCAAATGATAAACTCCTTGTTATTGGTGGTCAAGAAGGTGATTTCATGGCCAAGCCTGGGTCTCCTATATTTAAGTGTGTTAGAAGAAGTGAGGTATGTTGATATCCCAATCTTATTGCTAATCGATGCACATTATGTGGGCCCTATGTTTCAAGATCAACTGGGATCGGTTTTCCCTACAGAAAGGACAACTTAACCATATGCCGTTATGATTAGTAAATAAGCATCTAAACACCAAGCATAGCATACTTTGTTCAATAAATAGTGGCGCACCTGATTACACCAGAAAGTGGATTGGCATTATGTCTCTGCATTTTCTTTTCCAGAAAAACAAAAGACAAGGACATGTACTTTGGTTTAACTATTTATACTATCAtattattgcatatataatatattcaaGCATTGCCATAATTGATGATTTTGAGTCAAAACCAGAATAAATTCAAGTACCTTTTAAATTTGACATATTCTAGTTCAACTATATTCTTAGTAACTTTCAGACTTTTCTGTTTATCTTTGTTATTGCCTGTCATGGGTAGGAAGTACTGTTCACGCCGTGAACAGTATTAGGGTCCAGGTATTAGGAAaggttagattagattggtttgtTGTTTCCTTAAATTTAGGGATTGGTTTCTTAAGGGTTAAGTCGGTTTCTTAAGGGTCAAGTCTGCCCATCTATATAAGGATGGCTTTGTATCTCTTtaatcaagcaatgaagaaagaaCAAACAATCTAAATCCCCAAATACTCTAGTCTCCCTCCACGCCAACTTTGCCTGGCCATCTTCCTGGCACTGGTTATCCTCCCTATCCCCAAATGAACCAAGGTTCATAACATTGCCCTTCAAGCATTGACATAATTGATGATTTTGAGTTGAGGTCAGAATTCAAGTTCCTTTTAAATGTGACATATTTTGTTCTCACTGTTTTCTTAGTAACCCTTCAGATTTACTTTATTCTGTTTATCTTTGTTATTGCCCTTCAAGCACTGCCATAGTTGATGTTTTGAGTTAAGACTTAAGACCAGAATCAATTCAAGTACCTTACTATCTTGTTTGTATTTGTTATTGCCTCTCATCTAGAACCAATATTCTGCTTGTGCAGGTTGTTTATAACAATGTTTATATGCTTGACGATGGGACGACATGGAAGGAACTTCCACCTATGCCAAAACCAGATTCCCATATAGAGTTCGCTTGGGTGAATGTCAACAATTCTCTCATTATTGCTGGAGGAACAACTGATAAGCACCCAATAACTAAAAAGATGGTCTTGGTTGGTGAAGTATTTCGGTTCAATCTGGATACACTGGTAAATATTTTTTCCCCTATCTGTATTTTCCGTTTTATTGCAAAGATAGTTCAGAAAAAAAGATGGGAAATTGGAGGAAACAAAGTGTGCTTACTGTAGATTTATTTGTTGTTTCTTGTCATGGTGGGTTCTGGGTTTTCATGCTTTTCTTTGAAACAGATATCTGTTAACATCATTCTTCTGTGTAGTTAATACAAAAGCAACTAAATTCGTGTTAAACTTTCTATATTTCCATGATGCTGAAAACTACATAATAAGGTAGTTGATGGAAAGCATGAAACACGAGCATAGAATTGCATTGTGTAAATCATTGATGCCCTTGATCTGTCATTGTGACGCTACTGAGCCCCATCTGCAGGAATGGAGTGTGATTGGGCGGTTACCTTTCCGAATCAAGACCACGTTGGTAGGATACTGGGATGGATGGTTGTATCTCACTTCTGGGCAACGAGACAAAGGACCGAAAGACCCATCTCCTAAAAAGGTTGTCGGGTGCATGTTTAGAACTAAGTTGCACCTGTGATTTCCTTTGAACTGATATGAGCAAGCCATTCTTTGTGTTCTTTCTTTTGGTACATAATTGTTTCGATCCCCTGTGGTGGGCTAATTCCTTGTTATCATACGGGAAATGGGTGGCCATTGCCTCCGATATGCTGTATGATCATTCTTTTATTTATATCGTAGAATCACCCCCCACTTTTACACCATTTTGTACAGAGAGAATCGATATAGACTACACAGTGGCCGTCACAATCTTGTACCAGTAACATATTTTGCTTCTTATTCCTTTGAGCCCTTACGCTCATCTGTAGTGGGTAGTGAATCCATTGGTTATCTTCTAAAATTAGTTTCAACATCAACTTGAGCTATTCTTAAGGTTGACTTCGACCCAGCCTTCAGTGACATGCTTTCTGTGAGTGATGAAAGTGTTTCCTCTGATTCTGCTACTTTACGCCCGTGTTAAAATCGTAAAGCGGCCTGATGCTGGGCTCCTTGCCAAGCGATTAAATATGCCTGCTGAAGGATTGCGCTCCTTGCGTTGACAAATTGCTGGGCTTGTTGCTGTTGATGACCACAGAATCCATTCGAATCCCATGAACATCACAAATCCAGAGCACAGCTGCAGGTGCTCGAGTAGCACCTTCTGGTTTacgcattttcttttcttttcttttttggtacCTTTTATTTTACTCGAAATCCCTACAAGTAGTGGCAGCTACAAGTATTTGCTTTCGACCTGCTAGCATTTCAAGCTTTCGACATCTTGATGCAACCAGTTCTAACATTATTCGTGCAGCACAGTACTGTACTGTAGCCAATATGAAGCTGAGGTCAGGGCTCTAACTAACATTATTCTAACGAACCGCACATGCGCTGGGTTAACCTTCTCAGTCAGTGGTGTGCTGGCAACTGGTGTGCACTAGTGTTCGCTTGactgtggctgatggctggtattgatttattatgagagaacagtattgctgactggctggtggctgttgctgatttagtatgaaagAACAGttctgctggctggttggctgacaagccaagcgaacacagcgtaTGTCCCTCTTGGCAGAGAAAAAAGCATAAAAGAAATCACCGCGAACTCTGATCAAACTCCATTTTTGTTAAATTCCTTATTTAggcaatttttttaaattcctTCATAAGTTCGCAAATACATTGAATCAGGCAGAAGTGAGCTTCGCGTGACCAATTTTACCTCGCACATTTCCCTCCTCAAATGGTGTTGAAATCATTTTTGTATCAACAGCCTAGATCGTCCAGTTCTAGCTCCAGGTGCATAGCTGTCCATGCTTACATGACTGACTGAACCGCCATCAGTTTAGACTTTTACGTGTAGCTGACCAATCGCAGCAGCTCGTTAGGAGCCCCTCGTTTACTCGTATCACAGCAGCTGTGCAGCTAGTGAAGGTACCAGGGCAATAGGGCATCTGTGTTATACTGTGTCAGACGAACACGATCCTTCGTCAGGGAGAAATCACCATGCCACCATGGTGCTATGGTTAGAGTACATACACTTTACAGTTACACCGGCCGAGATGCAGATCCCCCCCCCCAGCGGAAGCTCCACTTCTTGAGCAGGCAGGTGAAGGCCTTGGTGAACCTCCTCGACCCCGACCTGCGCAGCCGCGGCCT from Panicum virgatum strain AP13 chromosome 7N, P.virgatum_v5, whole genome shotgun sequence includes the following:
- the LOC120682786 gene encoding kelch repeat-containing protein At3g27220-like; this encodes MARPAAKARPPKHLVALAVVAVLGLVLVVDFLWASSSSSASSSAVWSSRLTLSISLAVPAPPVAKENKKDKKPVGSMDINATFADLPAPELKWEEMAEAPVVRLDGAAIQIKNLLYVFAGYGTINHVHSHVDIYNFLDNTWGGRFDMPKDMAHSHLGMVTDGRFVYVVTGQYGPQCRGPTARNFVLDTETKEWHDLPPLPVPRYAPATQLWRGRLHVMGGSKEDRHEPGLEHWSLAVKDGKALEKEWRSEIPIPRGGPHRACVVANDKLLVIGGQEGDFMAKPGSPIFKCVRRSEVVYNNVYMLDDGTTWKELPPMPKPDSHIEFAWVNVNNSLIIAGGTTDKHPITKKMVLVGEVFRFNLDTLEWSVIGRLPFRIKTTLVGYWDGWLYLTSGQRDKGPKDPSPKKVVGCMFRTKLHL